A section of the Terriglobia bacterium genome encodes:
- a CDS encoding DUF6228 family protein, protein MSEPLRIKSARDALTLDLGPPERGTREGWFPVALSGGALNAIFRAYDNRLDGIAKFFESMAAETNGWTGNKSWGSLEAHLSMNATTDRLGHVYLQVILRDCDDPAEWRVEATVLLEFGQLESVAKAARRVFGASASV, encoded by the coding sequence ATGAGCGAACCGCTTCGGATCAAGTCGGCGCGCGACGCCTTGACGCTGGACCTCGGTCCGCCCGAGCGCGGAACTCGGGAAGGGTGGTTTCCTGTCGCTCTTTCCGGCGGGGCGCTCAACGCAATCTTCCGGGCCTACGACAATCGGCTCGACGGAATTGCGAAGTTCTTCGAATCGATGGCCGCTGAGACCAACGGCTGGACTGGCAACAAGTCGTGGGGATCCCTCGAGGCGCACCTGTCGATGAATGCAACGACGGATCGCTTGGGCCACGTCTACCTACAGGTCATACTCCGGGACTGCGATGACCCGGCGGAATGGCGCGTGGAAGCTACGGTGTTGCTAGAGTTCGGGCAACTCGAATCAGTCGCGAAAGCGGCCAGAAGAGTGTTCGGTGCCAGCGCCTCCGTATAA
- a CDS encoding type II toxin-antitoxin system RelE/ParE family toxin, with product MRVVWSPLALRRVTEIVDYMSRDRPDTATQWAEGLLALAGQLEAFPGRGRIVPEIGRPAIRELLYGEYRIVYKVQAASVGILTVGHGRRQFAVSEVRRRRKGTAGPTRR from the coding sequence GTGAGAGTCGTCTGGTCACCCTTAGCGTTGAGGCGAGTCACCGAGATAGTGGACTACATGTCTCGCGACCGCCCGGACACCGCGACGCAGTGGGCCGAGGGCCTGTTGGCTCTCGCGGGCCAGTTGGAAGCATTTCCCGGGCGGGGTCGGATCGTGCCAGAGATCGGTCGACCGGCAATTCGCGAGTTGCTTTACGGGGAATACAGGATCGTCTACAAGGTCCAGGCTGCCAGCGTGGGCATCCTCACCGTTGGTCACGGGAGACGGCAGTTCGCGGTATCGGAGGTGCGTCGTCGACGGAAAGGGACCGCCGGCCCAACCCGCCGCTGA
- a CDS encoding type II toxin-antitoxin system Phd/YefM family antitoxin: MPRVRPSEDVRPLSEFRAKVATFVQQVQGTRRPLILTVHGRSAAVLVNVAEYESLLDELELLRDVRTAEVQIKKGRGISHSTAKARILGRLRK; the protein is encoded by the coding sequence ATGCCGAGAGTCCGGCCAAGCGAAGACGTTCGGCCCCTTTCCGAGTTTCGAGCCAAGGTCGCCACCTTCGTGCAGCAAGTACAAGGCACCAGACGACCGCTGATCCTCACGGTCCACGGCCGAAGCGCAGCGGTACTTGTCAACGTCGCCGAATACGAGTCGCTGCTCGATGAACTTGAACTGCTCCGCGACGTGCGAACCGCCGAGGTTCAAATCAAGAAAGGTCGCGGCATCAGCCATTCCACGGCGAAGGCAAGAATCCTCGGGCGGCTTCGGAAGTGA
- the ltrA gene encoding group II intron reverse transcriptase/maturase, translating to MEEVVERENLKAALRRVRQNQGSPGTDGMKTEELLPYLRDEWVRIREELLAGTYRPQAVKRQEIPKRGGGTRTLGIPVVLDRFIQQAMLQVLQPRFDPTFSEHSYGFRPGRSAKQAIAKAQRYIEEGRRGVVDVDLEKFFDRVNHDVLMGRLAKRIEDRRMLRLIRRYLEAGVMTGGVVIERHEGTPQGGPLSPLLANVLLDEVDKELEKRGHAFVRYADDCNVYVRSRKAGERVLTFLRKKYGDLRLRINEEKTAVARVITREFLGIAFWRGAGGRLRRRVADKALEAMKNRVREITGRSRGRSVRQAVEALSRYLTGWRAYFRMAETPEIFRSLDEWIRHRLRQIHLKHWKTAKRAYAEFRARGASEELARRVGVRCQRWWYHSTHAVHVVLTKEYFDGLGVPRLAP from the coding sequence ATGGAGGAGGTTGTCGAACGAGAGAACCTGAAGGCGGCGTTGAGACGAGTTCGTCAGAACCAGGGGAGCCCCGGCACCGACGGGATGAAGACGGAAGAGCTCCTGCCGTATTTGCGGGATGAGTGGGTGCGGATTCGCGAGGAGTTGCTGGCGGGGACGTACCGGCCGCAGGCGGTGAAGCGGCAGGAGATTCCGAAACGAGGCGGAGGTACCCGCACTCTCGGAATTCCGGTCGTGCTCGACCGGTTCATCCAGCAGGCGATGCTCCAGGTCCTGCAGCCTCGATTCGATCCGACCTTTTCCGAGCACAGCTACGGCTTCCGTCCTGGCCGCAGCGCCAAGCAAGCGATTGCGAAAGCGCAACGGTACATCGAGGAGGGACGCCGCGGCGTCGTCGACGTCGATTTGGAGAAGTTCTTCGATCGCGTCAACCACGACGTGTTGATGGGGAGGCTGGCGAAGCGAATCGAGGACCGACGGATGCTGCGGCTGATTCGGCGCTACCTCGAGGCTGGAGTGATGACCGGCGGGGTGGTGATCGAGCGGCACGAGGGGACGCCGCAAGGCGGTCCGTTGTCGCCGCTGTTGGCCAACGTTCTTCTCGACGAAGTTGACAAGGAGCTGGAGAAGCGAGGTCACGCCTTTGTTCGCTACGCCGACGACTGCAACGTGTACGTGCGGTCTCGCAAGGCCGGCGAGCGGGTGCTGACCTTCCTGCGAAAGAAGTATGGGGATCTCCGGCTGCGAATCAACGAAGAGAAGACCGCGGTGGCGCGCGTGATCACCCGGGAGTTCCTGGGGATCGCGTTTTGGCGTGGAGCAGGAGGTAGGCTGCGCCGCCGAGTGGCCGACAAGGCCCTGGAAGCGATGAAGAACCGAGTGCGAGAGATCACGGGACGAAGTCGGGGGAGGAGCGTTCGTCAGGCCGTCGAGGCACTGAGTCGGTACCTCACGGGCTGGCGGGCGTATTTTCGCATGGCGGAGACGCCGGAGATCTTTCGGTCCCTGGATGAATGGATCCGACACCGCCTGCGGCAGATCCACCTGAAGCACTGGAAGACGGCCAAGCGAGCTTACGCGGAATTCCGCGCACGCGGAGCCTCCGAGGAACTCGCGAGGCGGGTGGGCGTTCGCTGCCAGCGGTGGTGGTACCATTCAACCCACGCGGTTCACGTCGTGCTGACGAAGGAGTACTTCGACGGGCTGGGCGTTCCCCGGCTCGCCCCGTGA
- a CDS encoding ribbon-helix-helix protein, CopG family, giving the protein MGTARRATIYLDPDLHRALRVKAAQTDKSISDLVNDAVRYNLAEDAEDLAAYRARAKEPSLDLESVLKDLRRRGKL; this is encoded by the coding sequence ATGGGCACTGCAAGACGCGCCACCATCTACCTCGACCCGGATCTGCACCGGGCCCTTCGAGTCAAGGCTGCCCAGACCGACAAGAGCATCTCGGACCTCGTAAACGACGCCGTGCGCTACAACCTCGCGGAGGACGCCGAGGATCTCGCTGCTTATCGGGCCCGAGCCAAGGAGCCCAGCCTTGACCTCGAGAGTGTTCTGAAGGACTTGCGACGCCGTGGCAAGCTATAG
- a CDS encoding type II toxin-antitoxin system RelE/ParE family toxin, whose product MASYRLLIKPSAAKELEALPLNERRRVVRRLRRLSDEPRPPGNEKLTGHDLHRVRQGDYRILYEVLDHDRTVTVIKIGHRRDVYR is encoded by the coding sequence GTGGCAAGCTATAGGTTGCTGATCAAGCCATCGGCGGCCAAGGAGCTTGAGGCCCTGCCCCTGAACGAACGTCGGCGTGTCGTGAGGCGCCTGCGCCGATTGTCGGATGAGCCCCGCCCGCCTGGGAATGAGAAACTTACCGGACACGACCTTCACCGCGTTCGACAGGGTGACTACCGTATTCTCTACGAGGTGCTCGACCACGATCGCACCGTGACGGTCATTAAAATCGGTCATCGTCGAGACGTTTACCGCTAG
- a CDS encoding integron integrase yields the protein MEPDAKPNGPSSKEGGRDLVSRARALLQARHYSRRTEEAYVLLIRRFVGFHEGRAPGSLGKDEVNAFLTSLAVDWRVAAPTQNQALAALLFFYREVLRNPLAGQEGVVTARGARRLPVVLSREEVRRLLRQLQGPVALMAQLLYGAGLRLLECCRLRVKDLDLDRNEITVRSGKGDKDRRTMLPASAKSALTEHLARVKRLHEADQRTGAGWVELPSALGRKYPNAGREWGWQWVFPATRFYQDSKTGQRRRHHLHESAVQRAIREAVLRAGIAKPATSHSLRHSFATHLLEDGYDIRTVQELLGHRDVATTMIYTHVLNRGGHGVVSPVDRLGD from the coding sequence ATGGAGCCCGACGCGAAACCCAACGGGCCATCCTCCAAGGAGGGTGGACGGGATCTCGTCTCCCGCGCCCGGGCGCTCTTGCAGGCCCGGCATTACAGCCGCCGGACGGAGGAAGCGTACGTCCTCTTGATCCGGCGTTTCGTCGGCTTCCACGAGGGGCGCGCGCCAGGCTCGCTCGGCAAGGACGAGGTCAACGCGTTCCTCACGAGCCTCGCCGTGGACTGGCGTGTCGCGGCGCCGACGCAGAACCAGGCGCTGGCCGCGCTGTTGTTCTTCTATCGCGAGGTGCTCCGGAACCCGCTGGCCGGCCAGGAAGGGGTCGTGACGGCGAGGGGTGCCCGCCGGCTCCCCGTCGTGCTCTCGCGCGAGGAGGTGCGCCGGCTGCTGCGCCAGCTTCAAGGGCCGGTCGCCCTGATGGCGCAGCTCCTCTACGGCGCAGGGCTGCGGCTCCTGGAGTGCTGCCGCCTGCGCGTCAAGGACCTCGACCTCGACCGCAACGAGATCACCGTCCGCTCGGGGAAAGGGGACAAGGACCGCCGCACCATGCTCCCGGCGTCCGCGAAATCCGCGCTCACCGAGCACCTCGCGCGTGTCAAGCGCCTTCACGAGGCCGACCAGCGAACAGGCGCCGGCTGGGTCGAGCTCCCCAGCGCCCTCGGTCGCAAGTACCCGAACGCCGGCCGCGAGTGGGGATGGCAGTGGGTGTTTCCCGCCACCCGGTTCTATCAGGATTCCAAGACCGGTCAGCGCCGCCGCCACCACCTGCACGAATCCGCCGTTCAACGCGCCATTCGAGAGGCCGTACTGAGGGCTGGCATCGCCAAGCCGGCCACGAGCCACAGCCTGCGGCACTCCTTCGCCACCCACCTCCTGGAGGATGGGTACGACATCCGCACCGTCCAGGAACTGCTGGGCCACCGCGACGTGGCGACGACCATGATCTACACGCACGTCCTCAATCGCGGCGGTCACGGAGTGGTGAGCCCGGTGGATCGCCTGGGCGATTAG
- a CDS encoding asparaginase, with product MTKPRVLILHTGGTLGMRPREPDHALAPDEFGSTILEHVPELDQIAAIETRVFSNIDSSDVNCALWMSLAREAAADIARFDGIVITHGTDAMAYTASALSYVLRDLPRPVILTGAQRPISDPHSDGRGNLVGAVELASRAIPEVAIYFDGMLLRGNRTMKRSSFSYAAYRSPNFPPLAEIGMEVRLHVEPRTPGCTCRIEGGFDCRIAALRLLPGQPAAPLAALAGTGIGAVLVQAYGVGNFPVLDLGLTDAVRTLTGAGIVVAIGSQSMHGRVDMSRYAGGRLAMEAGAVGTADMTVEAAAVKLMYLLATSTGPEEIKARLCIPIAGEVT from the coding sequence GTGACGAAGCCGCGCGTCCTGATCCTGCACACCGGCGGCACCCTGGGGATGCGGCCGCGCGAGCCCGACCACGCCCTGGCCCCCGACGAGTTCGGCAGCACGATCCTCGAGCACGTCCCCGAGCTGGATCAGATCGCGGCGATCGAGACCCGCGTCTTCTCCAACATCGACTCGTCCGACGTGAACTGCGCGCTCTGGATGTCTCTGGCCCGGGAGGCCGCCGCCGACATCGCGCGCTTCGACGGGATCGTGATCACCCACGGCACGGACGCCATGGCCTACACGGCCTCGGCCCTCTCCTACGTCCTCCGGGACCTGCCGCGCCCCGTGATCCTCACCGGGGCGCAGCGGCCGATCTCGGATCCCCACTCGGACGGCCGGGGCAACCTCGTCGGCGCGGTGGAGCTGGCGTCGCGCGCGATCCCCGAAGTCGCGATCTACTTCGACGGCATGCTGCTGCGCGGCAACCGGACCATGAAGCGCAGCTCGTTCTCGTACGCGGCGTACCGATCGCCCAACTTTCCCCCGCTCGCCGAGATCGGGATGGAGGTGAGACTCCACGTCGAGCCGCGAACGCCGGGCTGCACCTGCCGGATCGAGGGGGGCTTCGACTGCCGGATCGCCGCGCTGCGCCTCCTGCCCGGCCAGCCCGCCGCCCCCCTCGCTGCGCTGGCGGGGACGGGGATCGGCGCGGTGCTGGTGCAGGCATACGGCGTCGGCAATTTCCCGGTCCTCGACCTTGGCCTCACCGACGCGGTCCGGACGCTCACCGGCGCCGGGATCGTGGTCGCCATCGGCTCCCAGTCGATGCACGGCCGCGTGGACATGTCCCGCTACGCGGGAGGGCGGCTCGCCATGGAGGCGGGGGCGGTCGGCACCGCGGACATGACCGTGGAAGCCGCCGCGGTGAAGCTCATGTACCTCCTCGCGACCTCGACCGGCCCGGAGGAGATCAAGGCCCGACTGTGCATCCCGATTGCGGGAGAGGTGACGTAA
- a CDS encoding cofactor-independent phosphoglycerate mutase, whose translation MKYAILLPDGAADEPLPKLDGRTPLEAALIPNMDSVAASGLLGRAVTIPEGFTPGTDVGTLSVLGYDPHRYYSGRAPLEAAAKGLAVRPDQMIFRCNFVTVGDGLMRDNTAGHIAQDEADALISDLDAALRGDGCEFHSGVTYRHLMLLKDAAGLALRCAPPHDIIDQPVTKHAPSGTGAERVTGIMEKAATLIAGHPVNRRRQEKGKAPVTGIWLWGQGRPTPFESFASRFGPKGAVITAVDILRGMANLMGMRLIEVPGATGYIDTNYEGKGRAAARALDEFDLVIVHVEAADEAAHMGSPEEKVKALERIDEAVAGPLLERLRRFPEWRVLVAADHPTECVSRGHSAVPPPFCYAGAGIAPNGGARFTEAAADRTGLWADPGHELMEAFIRR comes from the coding sequence GTGAAGTACGCGATCCTGCTCCCCGACGGGGCGGCCGACGAGCCGCTGCCCAAACTCGACGGAAGGACGCCGCTCGAGGCGGCCCTCATCCCGAACATGGACTCCGTCGCGGCGAGCGGCCTCCTGGGGCGCGCCGTGACGATCCCTGAGGGGTTCACGCCGGGAACCGACGTCGGCACGCTCTCGGTCCTCGGGTACGACCCTCACCGGTACTACTCCGGCCGCGCGCCTCTCGAGGCCGCCGCGAAGGGCCTCGCCGTGCGCCCGGACCAGATGATCTTCCGCTGCAACTTCGTGACGGTCGGGGACGGCCTGATGCGGGACAACACCGCGGGGCACATCGCCCAGGACGAGGCGGACGCGCTGATCTCCGACCTCGACGCGGCGCTCCGCGGCGACGGGTGCGAGTTCCATTCCGGGGTCACCTACCGCCACCTGATGCTGCTTAAGGACGCCGCCGGCCTCGCCCTCCGCTGCGCGCCCCCTCACGACATCATCGATCAGCCGGTGACGAAGCACGCCCCCTCGGGGACCGGCGCCGAGCGCGTAACCGGGATCATGGAGAAGGCCGCCACACTGATCGCGGGCCATCCGGTGAACCGGCGCCGGCAGGAGAAGGGGAAGGCCCCGGTGACCGGCATCTGGCTCTGGGGCCAGGGGCGCCCGACGCCCTTCGAGAGCTTCGCGTCGCGGTTCGGCCCGAAGGGCGCCGTGATCACCGCCGTCGACATCCTCCGGGGGATGGCGAACCTCATGGGGATGCGCCTGATCGAGGTCCCCGGCGCCACCGGCTACATCGACACGAACTACGAGGGGAAGGGGAGGGCGGCGGCCCGAGCGCTCGACGAGTTCGACCTCGTGATCGTCCACGTGGAGGCCGCCGACGAGGCGGCCCACATGGGGAGCCCCGAGGAGAAGGTCAAGGCGCTCGAGAGGATCGACGAGGCCGTGGCGGGGCCGCTCCTCGAGCGGCTGCGCAGGTTCCCCGAGTGGCGCGTCCTCGTCGCGGCCGACCACCCGACCGAGTGCGTCTCCCGCGGCCATTCCGCGGTCCCCCCGCCGTTCTGCTACGCCGGCGCCGGGATCGCGCCGAACGGGGGCGCGCGGTTCACGGAGGCGGCGGCCGATCGCACGGGGCTGTGGGCCGATCCGGGTCACGAGCTGATGGAGGCGTTCATCCGCCGCTGA
- a CDS encoding TrpB-like pyridoxal phosphate-dependent enzyme — MTDTKIALPESEIPTHFYNIVADLPVPLEPPLHPGTGKPIGPGDLSAIFPMGLIAQEMTRDREVLIPGEVRDIYRLYRPTPVFRARAFEELLDTPARIYYKSEHVSPVGSHKLNTALVQAYYNRCEGVKRLATETGAGQWGSALACAARLMGLECMVYMVRVSYDQKPYRRVMMKTYGAEVVASPSDRTEAGRRILRDHPDSPGSLGIAISEAVEDAARRDDTKYALGSVLNHVLLHQTVIGLEARKQMELVGDYPDIVIGCHGGGSNFSGLAFPFLGERLRGERKGLRAIAVEPSSCPTLTAGARRYDFGDTAGTTPLLMMHTLGHEFVPPPVHAGGLRYHGSAPLVSHLLAAGLVEAEAYPQGPVFESAVKFARCEGTIPAPESAHAIHSVVLHALLAREAGEHKVILFNLSGHGLFDLAAYDSFLDGSLDPAS; from the coding sequence ATGACCGATACGAAGATCGCCTTGCCGGAGTCCGAGATCCCGACCCACTTCTACAATATCGTCGCGGACCTGCCGGTCCCGCTTGAGCCGCCGCTCCACCCGGGTACCGGGAAGCCGATCGGACCCGGGGACCTCTCCGCGATCTTCCCCATGGGGCTGATCGCGCAGGAGATGACCCGCGACCGCGAGGTGCTGATCCCCGGCGAGGTGCGGGACATCTACCGCCTCTACCGGCCGACCCCGGTGTTCCGCGCGCGTGCGTTCGAGGAGTTGCTCGATACGCCCGCGAGGATCTACTACAAGTCGGAGCACGTCAGCCCGGTGGGGAGCCACAAGCTCAACACTGCCCTGGTCCAGGCGTATTACAACCGTTGCGAGGGAGTGAAGCGTCTCGCCACGGAGACCGGCGCGGGTCAGTGGGGGAGCGCCCTCGCGTGCGCCGCGAGGCTCATGGGCCTCGAGTGCATGGTGTACATGGTCCGCGTGAGCTACGACCAGAAGCCGTACCGGAGGGTCATGATGAAGACCTACGGCGCGGAGGTGGTCGCGAGCCCCTCGGACCGGACGGAGGCCGGCCGGCGGATCCTGAGGGACCACCCGGACTCTCCCGGCAGCCTGGGGATCGCGATCTCCGAGGCGGTGGAGGACGCGGCGCGGCGCGACGACACCAAGTACGCGCTGGGCAGCGTCCTGAACCACGTGCTCCTCCACCAGACGGTGATCGGCCTCGAGGCGCGGAAGCAGATGGAGCTGGTCGGCGACTACCCCGACATCGTGATCGGCTGCCACGGCGGCGGCAGCAACTTCTCGGGCCTCGCCTTCCCGTTCCTCGGCGAGCGGCTCCGGGGGGAGCGGAAGGGCCTCCGCGCCATCGCGGTCGAGCCGTCCTCGTGCCCGACGCTCACCGCCGGGGCGCGCCGCTACGACTTCGGCGACACCGCGGGGACGACGCCGCTCCTGATGATGCACACTCTCGGGCACGAGTTCGTCCCGCCGCCGGTCCACGCCGGCGGGCTGCGCTACCACGGCTCGGCGCCCCTGGTCAGCCACCTCCTCGCCGCCGGCCTGGTGGAAGCGGAGGCGTATCCCCAGGGGCCCGTGTTCGAGAGCGCCGTGAAATTCGCCCGGTGCGAGGGGACGATCCCTGCGCCGGAGTCGGCGCACGCGATCCACAGCGTGGTCCTTCACGCCCTCCTGGCCCGGGAGGCCGGCGAGCACAAGGTGATCCTGTTCAACCTGTCGGGTCACGGCCTCTTCGACCTGGCCGCGTACGATTCCTTTCTCGACGGTTCGCTCGACCCCGCCTCCTGA